The Couchioplanes caeruleus sequence GGGAGCGCTCCCAGAGGCGGATCAAGCCCCGCCCGGTTCTAAGAAAGACTTAATCTGAGCGGGCCTCGAGGGAGCGCCCCACCCGTACGGCAACCTTCGGCGGTGGAAGCCGGTAGCAGTCTGCGGCCCACCTCAGATGCGATCGCTTGCCGTCCACCCCGCCGGGGTGGAGCGCACCTCCGACGAGGGGCGGCTGATCGTCACCAAGACGGACCGCAAGGGGATCATCCAGTACGCCAATGCGCTGTTCCTGGAGCTCTCGGCCTATCCGGAGTCGCAGGTCGGCCAGCCGCACCACGTGATCCGGCATCCCGGCATGCCGCGGGTGGTCTCTGGTCGCTGACCGCCGGCGCGACCACCGTGGGAGCCGACCGATGAAGCTGCTGACCTCGCGCACCGCCCCGGCGGAGACCGATGCGGAACTGGCCGCCTACCGCGCCACCGTCCGGGCCGTGCTCGCCACGCTGGCGCGCCTGCAGGAGGGCGACCTCGAGGCCCGGGTGCCGCACCAGGACGGTCCCGCCGAGCTGCAGCGGCTTCGCGACGCCTTCAACGACGTCATCGCGCAGCGCTCCGCCGCGGACGCGCTCGTGGCCATCCACGACGTCGCCGGTGTGATCGCCGAGATGGACCAGCAGGTCATCGGCGTCGCCGCGGCCGCCAGCGGCGGCTCGAACGCCGACCAGCAGGGTCTGTCCGACATGGCGGAGACGCTGCGCGCCGAAATCCAGCGCCTGACCAGGCGAGAGCTGACCCGGCGGGGCCGCGCCTTCACCGAGGCGGCGGAGAGCGGCGGATCAATCCGGGGCGAGGGTCTTGCCGTCGAGCTTGCGGAAACCATCGGCGACCAGCGCCCGCAGCACGTCCGGGTCGATGTCCGCCAGGCGCTTGACATACAGGCAGGACTTGCCGGTGCGGTGCGGGCCCAGCTTCGCGAGCAGGTCCTCGTCGAAGCCGGCCGAGAGATAGATGGTGAGCGCCGTCTTGCGCGGGGACAGGCCGACCGGCGGCCAGTCGCCCTGCTGGCCGGAGGCGTACCGATAGCGGTAGCAGCCGAAGCCGACGATGCTGTCGCCCCACATCTCGGGGGCGGCGCCGGTCGCCTCCGCCATGAGGGCGC is a genomic window containing:
- a CDS encoding DUF1801 domain-containing protein, producing MAGLKTARTGASVGDFLAAVPDPKRRAEARTLCALMAEATGAAPEMWGDSIVGFGCYRYRYASGQQGDWPPVGLSPRKTALTIYLSAGFDEDLLAKLGPHRTGKSCLYVKRLADIDPDVLRALVADGFRKLDGKTLAPD